GTGGTTTATGCGGGACCAAGTTGGCAGGGAGAGCCTTTAGCCGGCAAATCGATTTTCCTCTGGTGCGAACAGGGATTTGGAGACACGTTTTTGTTTGTGCGGTTTGCAATTGAATTGAAGCGGCAGGGAGCCGCGCAGGTTCTGTTGCTCTGTCAGACCGAACTGGCGGCGCTGCTGCAATCGATTCCCGAGATTGACCAGATTCTGATTGAGGGAAATGAAATTCCCGAATACGACTATCAGTCGGCGTTACTAAGCATTCCCCGTTATCTGGAAACCAGTCAGGAAACCATCCCCGTCGATGTGCCCTTTTTTGTTCCCCCAGCTGAACGGCGGCAATATTGGCATGACGTCCTGTCTGAATATGAAGGCAAGAAGATCGGTTTGAACTGGAGCGGCAATCTCAATTTTCCCAAGGATGAGTTTCGCTCGATACCATTAGAGACGTTTTTGCCCCTGGGTAAAGTCCCGGGCATACAACTTGTCAGTCTGCAGCAGGTCAACGGACTGGATCAGATTGCACCTTTACAGACATCTTGGAATCTATTGCAACCAGGAGCAGAGTACGAGGCAGAAACTGGTAACTTTACGGAGGTCGCGGCTTTGATTCAAAATTTGGACCTTGTGATTACCAGCGATACGGCGGTAGCACATCTGGCAGGTTGTTTAGGTGTCCCGGTCTGGATTCTGGTCTCTCAGCTTCCTGAATGGCGGTGGTTGCTCGACCGAACAGACAGTCCCTGGTACCCAACGGCCCGATTGTTTCGTCAGGCAGACCTGGGAGAATGGGAGCCTGCGATTTTAGAAGTGAAAGCGGCTCTGGAGGCATGAGTCATCGGTTTTGTGCCGGCAATTCTGCTTGAATCTTAAAAGGAGGACTAAACCTCTGCTTCTGTTCAGCAAGTTCCCCCTATCAATCTAAGGCATTATCTGGCCTGGGCTTTCGTGTTTGCATTTTGTCTGAAACTGCGATGAGAAGTAATCGGTTATTCCGTTTGGGGTGATTGTATCTGATGTCATACTGGCCACTCGGGAGTCACTTCGTATCGTAATTTGACGATGAATTCTTTTGAGGCTAAATTTAAGTTATCTCTTTCCCTGAAACTCCCCGGCAGCATTTCTTGAGTCATCGCTATTCTGCAAAGATGTTAGGATTTCACTTTATGAATTCCTGGCAGCTTCGATCAGTTTTCTATTTTAGTACGTTTAAAAAGAGCAAGTTCCATGGGGCAAATCTTAAGTGCATGCGAGAGAGAAGTCACGACACGCGATCTGGAAGAGGTCAGAGCACCAGGGTTTAAATTTGACAAACGCGAAGCGTTCTTGCGCGAAACAAAAAAATTCCCCTGTTTGCGACGGATTCCCGAGTTGAATAAACTGGCCGATACGATTGTCGCCAGCTGGTATCTGGAGCCTGCTACCATCAGTAGCCGTAAATGGCATCGCATTCCTCTGGAGCGTTCGATTGGTCTGGCGATGGTCAATTCCAAAACCCGAAAACTGGAATCCGATATCGAAGTTGTGGAAGGCCGCAACCTTTCGATCGAGGGGATTTCCTTTTCACATCATTCCCCCATCTATTCACGTGAAGTTGCCGTAACCTTTGATTTGAAAAAATCGGTGAAGGAATTTCTCGTTGTCCGTCTGGCCTGGAGTCGCTTTTCTGAAAATCAGACGTTTCAGAGTGGGGGCAAATTCCTGTATCAGACGAAACTGAAGGTCGGTTAAGCAGTTGATAGACTGAATTCAATTTGTCCGATATCAGTTCCATTTCGCCAGTTCTGCATGAACTTTTTGCAGCATCAGTTTGATATCGTCCTGTTCGGAAATGGGACAGCTCTTCAAGCAGCTTTCAAGCAGTTCCACAGCCAGACTCAGTTGTTTGGTTTTAAAACTCAGCGCTGCCAGATCTTTTTTGTGTTTGTTCGACAGCGGGCTGAGTGCAAACAGACGTCGTTGTACATTCCAGGCTTTCTGATAATCCTGGCGTTCTTCGTGGATGCGTTTGAGATTAATCAGTATGCGAACGATTATTTCCCGATGACTGGCTGGCTTTAAGAGCCTGAGAAGCTGGTTGTGGGGAAAATCTCCCAGTTCAGCCAATCGCTCGACGCACTCCTGTTCGTTATAGATGGCTCCTTTGGCATAAGGATCAACGAATAAGGGACCCGCATGAGTTTCGTATCGCACAAGGAACTGGATGGGCGCAGCGACTCCATGAATCTCAATCCCCAGTTCTTTTCCTACTGCCATATAAATGAGGGAAAGTGAAATTGGCAGTCCCTGTTTTGTTTCGAGGACATGGTTCAGGTAGCTGCCTTCCGGCTGATGATAGCAGGTAGCGTTCCCCTTGAGTCCATACTGTTTTGCCAGGCAGTCGACAAAATTTTGCACAAGTGTTCGATCATCGTTAGCCAGTGCAACACGGCCGGAAAGTTCGCAGGCCCGTGAGCGAATCCAGATCAGAGTGGGTTCAAACTGCAGGTCAGGCTGATCATCGCGGGCCAGTTCGAGGGCGGCGATCGTCAGATCGATGTAATTATCATGGTGCAGGAGTTTTGAAAATTCCTGATCCTGTTTGAATTGTAAAATGTGTGAGATGTCCATTGAAAGACAGGCTTAGTTTCGAGGTCAAGGGGAGGGCGTGTCGGAAGTAAAATCAATCAGAGGCGCGTTTATAATACGATTCTTGTAACTGATTTAAAGGAGTTGTATCAATGTCATTATTTCTGTGTACAGGGGAAATTTCCGGCATTTTGTAAATACCACAAGATTACGTCATCGATTTGCTCTACAGCATGATTTACTGTTCGCATCAACCAGGGCTTCTCAGGACGGACATTGATTGTTCAAATCGTTGCCAAATTAACAACTTCGAGTCGGCTGCATAGATTGACGCTCGTGGCATGAGTCGACAAAATGGGCGAAACCCCTTTTTCAGAACCATTTATATACGAGAAGAGTCTGGTACGTTCAATGCAATTTTTGCCTGTGGAAGAGCAATTGGCTGTCATCCGTCGTGGTGTTGAGAAGATCGTTCCTGAACAGGAACTGGCGGAAAAATTGAAATGGAGTCGGGACACCGAAACCCCTCTGCGGGTGAAATACGGGATTGACCCCACAGGGATAGACCTCCATCTAGGACATACAGTTCCCATGAGAAAGATGCGCCAGTTTCAGGAACTGGGGCATCAGGCCGTCATTATTATCGGAAATTACACAGCCCTCGTAGGAGATCCCAGTGGCCGGGACGAAACCCGGGCGCGTCTCACCGCCGAGCAGGTGGAAGCAAATGCGATTGATTATCTCAATCAGGTTGGCAAAGTCATAGATCTGGAACATGCCGAGGTTGTTCGCAACGGCGACTGGTTCAGCAAAATGAATTTTGCCGAAATTTTGGAGCTCTGCAGCAAAGTCACCATCGCGCAGTTGTTGACCCGTGATGATTTTTCCAAGCGATATCGTGAAGAAGCGGCCATTTATCTGCACGAATGTCTGTACCCGATCATGCAGGCCTGGGATTCGGTTGAAATTAAAGCAGACATTGAACTGGGGGGCACTGAGCAGCTCTACTCATTCATGCTGGCCCGCGATCTGCAGAAAGATCAAGGGCTGAAGCAGCAGGTGAGTGTGATGTCACCGATCCTGGTCGGCACCGATGGTGTACGCCGGATGGGCAAGAGCCTGGGGAATTACATCGGTATCAGCGAAGCTCCCTATGAGAAGATGAAAAAATTCATGCAGCTTTCGGATGACAGTATGCCGATGTTTTACGAACTCTTAACGGATTTTCCTCTTGAGGATGTGAAGACCATTCTGCAAGGGCACCCCAAAGAGGCCAAGGTTCGACTGGCGAAAACGATTATCACCGAGTACCACGATGCCAGTGCTGCTGACGAAGCGGCCGAACGCTGGCAGCGAGAGATCGGTTCGGGCGGGATGCCTTCTGAGATTCCGGTCGCGCAGATTTCAAAGTCGGAATTAAATGATGATGGGACATTGCCAGCGGCGAATTTATTGAAACAGGCGGGGTTGTGTGATTCGACCAGTAATGCCCGGCGTTCGATCCAACAGGGTGGAGCCAAGATGGGCGAAGAGAAACAAAAAATCGAAACCCATGATCAGGCAATTCCGGTCGAAAACGGGCTTCTGCTGTGGGTGGGTAAAAAACGATTCTGTCAGGTCGAACTGGTAGATTAAGATTGTTTTGTGCTGTGCCTGCCCGGTTTAGGGGGCAAACAGGGGAAATGATTCCGCGCGCATTGCATTCGCCGACAATTCTTCGTAAAACGTTGGTTGAGCTGCTTTGTTAAGATACTTTATGTTCTCGGATCCCATGTTTAATATCGGGAGAGACATTCACTTTTATTGACGCACTACAGGAAGCAACAGTTATGGCAACAGGTTTTGGAATTGTCGGCTGTGGCATGATTTCGAATTTTCATGCAAAGGCCCTCGAAGAGATTCGGGGCGCCAAGCTGGTCGCCTGCTTTGATCGATTTGCAGGATCGGCTGATAAATTTGCAGAAGCGAATGGTTGCACGGCCTATCATGATTTAGATGAAATGCTGGCAGATCCCGCAGTGGACGTCGTCAGTATCTGCACTCCCAGCGGTGCGCATATGGACCCGGCAGTCGCCGCAGCCAATGCCGGCAAGCACGTGGTTGTCGAAAAGCCGCTGGAGATTACGCTGAAGCGTTGCGATGCGATTATCGACGCCTGCAAGAAAAATAAAGTCAAACTGGCAACCATCATGCCGTCCCGCTTCGGAGCCGCGAATAAAGAATTGAAAAAAGCGATCGAGAAAGGTCGCTTCGGCAAACTGACGTTGGGTGATACCTACGTCAAATGGTGGCGAACTCAAGAATATTACGACAGCGGCGGATGGCGTGGCACCTGGCAATTGGATGGGGGCGGCGCTTATATGAATCAGGCGATCCATAACGTCGACCTGTTATACTGGTTCATGGGTGACGTCGCCGATGTGAACGGTATGACCGGCACATTGGCACATAAACGCATCGAAGTGGAAGACACAGGCGTTGCGACGATTCGCTTCAAAAATGGTGCACTTGGTGTGATTGAAGCGACAACCAGCGTCTATCCTGGTCTGCTCAAGAAAACAGAAATCTCCGGTACCGAGGGAACTGTGATTATCGAGCAGGACGATGTCTTGCACTGGGAGTTCGCGAAAGAGAATACCCGCGACGAGAAAATTCGTACCGAGTTGGCAAAAAAGAGCGGCAACACCGGCGGCGCGAGTGACCCCTCGGCGATTTCCTATGCAGGACATATGGAACAGTTGAAAGACTTAATCAAGTCGATCAAAACGGGCAAGAAACCTCTGGTTGACGGTAACGATGGTCGTAAGAGTGTGGAAATCATTCTGGCGATTTACCAGTCTTCCTGGACCGGAAAGCAGGTTTCACTCCCTTTGAAACGAGATCCAAAAATCCCGAAGACCTCAAAGAAAAAGTAAAACTGAAACAGACGTCAAACCGAAAACAGGACGAGCTCTTCATGCTCGTCCTGTTTTTTTATGGGTTCTCTTCTCTGGTACGATGGGATTTGTAAAAAAATTGATATGATAGACAAAAGTTGCTTGAATGACTGTCTGAAGAGAGGGTTTCAATACCAACGGGACACTTTGGGGAGAATGCTATGCGACTCGGCTTCAAGTATTTCATGTTGGTCACCGGGTTATTTTTTACAGGCATCCTGCATGCAGACGATGAGAACAAAGAGGCGAAATCCGAAGCCAAACCGTTTCTGACAGTGCAGTTGGTCGACGAACAGGGCAAACCAGTTGCGGGCGCACA
This window of the Gimesia fumaroli genome carries:
- a CDS encoding Gfo/Idh/MocA family protein, which translates into the protein MATGFGIVGCGMISNFHAKALEEIRGAKLVACFDRFAGSADKFAEANGCTAYHDLDEMLADPAVDVVSICTPSGAHMDPAVAAANAGKHVVVEKPLEITLKRCDAIIDACKKNKVKLATIMPSRFGAANKELKKAIEKGRFGKLTLGDTYVKWWRTQEYYDSGGWRGTWQLDGGGAYMNQAIHNVDLLYWFMGDVADVNGMTGTLAHKRIEVEDTGVATIRFKNGALGVIEATTSVYPGLLKKTEISGTEGTVIIEQDDVLHWEFAKENTRDEKIRTELAKKSGNTGGASDPSAISYAGHMEQLKDLIKSIKTGKKPLVDGNDGRKSVEIILAIYQSSWTGKQVSLPLKRDPKIPKTSKKK
- a CDS encoding SirB1 family protein, translating into MDISHILQFKQDQEFSKLLHHDNYIDLTIAALELARDDQPDLQFEPTLIWIRSRACELSGRVALANDDRTLVQNFVDCLAKQYGLKGNATCYHQPEGSYLNHVLETKQGLPISLSLIYMAVGKELGIEIHGVAAPIQFLVRYETHAGPLFVDPYAKGAIYNEQECVERLAELGDFPHNQLLRLLKPASHREIIVRILINLKRIHEERQDYQKAWNVQRRLFALSPLSNKHKKDLAALSFKTKQLSLAVELLESCLKSCPISEQDDIKLMLQKVHAELAKWN
- the tyrS gene encoding tyrosine--tRNA ligase, whose translation is MQFLPVEEQLAVIRRGVEKIVPEQELAEKLKWSRDTETPLRVKYGIDPTGIDLHLGHTVPMRKMRQFQELGHQAVIIIGNYTALVGDPSGRDETRARLTAEQVEANAIDYLNQVGKVIDLEHAEVVRNGDWFSKMNFAEILELCSKVTIAQLLTRDDFSKRYREEAAIYLHECLYPIMQAWDSVEIKADIELGGTEQLYSFMLARDLQKDQGLKQQVSVMSPILVGTDGVRRMGKSLGNYIGISEAPYEKMKKFMQLSDDSMPMFYELLTDFPLEDVKTILQGHPKEAKVRLAKTIITEYHDASAADEAAERWQREIGSGGMPSEIPVAQISKSELNDDGTLPAANLLKQAGLCDSTSNARRSIQQGGAKMGEEKQKIETHDQAIPVENGLLLWVGKKRFCQVELVD